Proteins found in one Sardina pilchardus chromosome 3, fSarPil1.1, whole genome shotgun sequence genomic segment:
- the plekha1b gene encoding pleckstrin homology domain-containing family A member 1 isoform X4, with translation MPYVDRQNRICGFLDIEEIENSGKFLRRYFILDTTQGSLVWFMDNPQNLPQGVEMVGSLKLTYISKVSDATKLRPKAEFCFVINAGMRKFFLQANDQQDLVEWVSVLNNATKITVPRSGEVPPQSSEAAMELLGSLKQVSYKTEIVGGVPIITATQEKGEGQNGAERGVLRKPPNQPFFLSRHEQEQVVKAGYCVKQGAVMKNWKRRYFMLDENTLSYYKSDLEKEPLRVIPLKEIHKAQECKQSDLMMRDNLFELVTTSRTFFIQSDSPEEMHSWIKAISGAIVAQRGPGRSAATRVK, from the exons ATGCCTTACGTCGACCGACAGAACCGTATCTGTGGCTTCCTGGACATTGAGGAGATCGAGAACAGCGGCAAGTTCCTGCGCCGCTACTTCATCCTGGACACAACACAGGGCAGCCTGGTATGGTTCATGGACAACCCGCag AACCTGCCCCAGGGTGTGGAGATGGTCGGGTCCCTGAAGCTCACGTACATCTCGAAG GTGAGCGATGCCACCAAGTTGAGGCCCAAGGCTGAGTTCTGCTTCG tcatCAATGCGGGGATGAGGAAGTTCTTCCTGCAGGCCAATGATCAGCAGGATCTGGTGGAGTGGGTCAGCGTCCTCAACAACGCCACCAAGATCACG gtgccgCGGTCAGGAGAAGTACCCCCCCAGAGCAGTGAGGCAGCGATGGAGCTCCTGGGCTCCCTGAAGCAGGTGTCCTACAAGACCGAGATCGTAGGAGGCGTCCCTATCATCACTGCCactcag gagaagggagagggccagaatggagcagagaggggggtgTTGAGGAAGCCCCCAAATCAGCCCTTCTTCCTCAGCCGCCATGAACAGGAGCAGGTCGTCAAGGCGGGATACTGCGTCAAACAGGGCgccgtg ATGAAGAACTGGAAGAGGAGGTACTTCATGCTGGATGAAAACACCCTCAGCTACTACAAATCAGACCTG GAAAAGGAGCCTTTGCGTGTCATCCCATTAAAGGAGATTCACAAAGCCCAGGAGTGCAAACAGAG TGATCTGATGATGAGGGACAACCTGTTTGAGCTGGTCACTACCTCGCGGACCTTCTTCATCCAG tcggATAGTCCAGAGGAGATGCACAGCTGGATTAAAGCTATCTCAGGAGCCATCGTCGCGCAGAGGGGACCGGGACGCTCCGCTGCCacg